A genomic stretch from Clavelina lepadiformis chromosome 5, kaClaLepa1.1, whole genome shotgun sequence includes:
- the LOC143460569 gene encoding leucine-rich repeat protein soc-2 homolog, with product MNDNTVQTHGAQGKLSFSKIRATTDNGKESSRKISVKYEDMRVTKKPSKNKKQNKVMAHEVQKKINRCKEMQEKMLDLSKLDLVALPTTIKDMPQLTELYLYKNKLTKVPDELGSLIHLQTLALNKNHLMNLPLSLQNLKQIKMLDFRCITEE from the exons ATGAATGACAACACTGTACAG ACACATGGTGCTCAAggaaaactttctttttcaaaaatccgtGCAACAACTGACAATGGCAAGGAGTCTTCCAGGAAGATATCAGTAAAGTACGAGGATATGAGGGTTACTAAAAAACCGTCAAAGAATAAAAAGCAGAACAAAGTAATGGCGCACGAAGTGCAGAAGAAGATAAACCGTTGCAAGgaaatgcaagaaaaaatgCTGGATTTAAGCAAACTAGATTTGGTGGCATTGCCCACCACAATAAAAGACATGCCTCAACTTACTGAGCTTTACTTATACAAGAACAAACTAACTAAAGTACCAGATGAACTGGGCTCGTTAATTCATTTACAAACTTTggctttaaacaaaaatcatctTATGAATTTACCATTGtcattacaaaatttaaagcaaataaaaatgcttgATTTCAGGTGCATCACTGAAGAATAA